TCGCGCTTATCCAGGAAGGAGATATAATACGCATAGATATAGAAAAAGGCAAGCTTGAGCTGCAGGTAAGCTCCGAAGAGCTTAACGAGCGCGCAAAAAATTGGCGTCCCAAAACCTTGAATTTGTCGGGATATTTGCAAAGATACTCCGAGCTTGTGACGAACGCGGCCAAAGGCGCCGTATTTAAAAAGAAGTTTTAAATCCGGGTTTAAAATCATAAAGGTAAAATATTAAAATTTTCTAAAATCATAAGGAAATAGTATTATGAGAAGAATAAAGATTTTTGACACCACTTTGAGAGACGGCGAACAGTCGCCAGGCTGCAGCATGCATATTAACGAAAAAATAGAAATCGCGCTGCAATTGGAAAAGCTGGGCGTGGATGTTATTGAGGCGGGTTTCGCGGTCTCGTCCGAAGGCGACTTTAAAGCGGTAAAAGCTGTGGCGCAAGCCGTGAAAAATTGCGCAATCGCTTCCTTATCAAGATGCGTCAAAGGCGATATTGACGCCTCTTACAACGCGTTAAAAGACGCCCAATCGCCTAGACTGCACTTGTTCTTGGCGACTTCGCCTTTGCATATGCAATATAAATTAAAAATGTCGCCCGAACAAGTCTTGGAAAGGGTTGAGCAATCGGTCAAATACGCCAAGTCTTTGGTCAATGACATTGAATTTTCGGCTGAAGACGCCGCAAGAAGCGAGCCCGAGTTTTTGGCAAAGGTGTTCAGCGTGGCTATCAAAAGCGGCGCTACCGTGATTAATGTGCCCGATACGGTAGGATACGCTACGCCGCAGGAAATGAAAGAATTAGTTGAGTATTTGATAAAGCATACCGACGGCATAGAAAAAGTGGATATTTCGGCGCATAACCATAACGACTTAGGCCTTGCCTGCGCCAATTCTTTGGCTATGGTTTTGGGCGGGGCGACCCAAATTGAATGCACCATAAACGGAATAGGCGAAAGGGCTGGCAATACCAGTTTGGAAGAAGTGGTTATGGCGCTAAAAACGCGGGAGAGTTTTTATAACGCTTATACCACTATAAACACAAAAGAAATTTATCGCGCTTCTCGCCTTGTTTCCAATATTATAGGCGTGCCTATTCCCCCGACCAAGCCCATAGTGGGCGCGAACGCTTTTGCGCACGAAAGCGGCGTTCATCAGCATGCCGTGCTGTCCAATCCTTTGACTTATGAAATTATGCGTCCCGAAGACGTGGGCGTGCCTCAAAACAAGATTGTTTTGGGCAAGCATAGCGGAAGGCATGCGTTTGTAGAGCATTTAAAAGCGGCCGGCTATGATCTGGCGCCCGAACAAATTGACGAATACTATTATAAGTTCAAAGCTTTGGCCGATAAGAAAAAGTATGTGTCGCATAAGGATATAGAAGCGCTTATGACCGGGACCACTAAAAATATCTCGTCGGGATACAAGCTTGCGGACTTTGACATGACCAGCTCCAAAACCAACAAATCAACGGCCACAATTACCATAGATACGCCCAAAGGTTTGGTTACCGCGACAGAATCGGGCAACGGACCGGTAGAGAGCGCGTTTTTGGCTATAAAAAAGGCCTTGAAAAAGGATATTGTGCTGTTTGATTTTCATATCAATTCCATAACCGAAGGCCAAGACGCCTTAGGCGAGGCTTCCGTAAAATTAAGCTATCAAGGCAATACCGCGACAGGCAGAGGCGTGTCTGTGGATGTTTTGGAAGCCGCTTTGCTTGCTTTTATTGATGGATTAAATAAATTGCAGGATGATTAGCGATATGAAAGAGCAAAGAAATAATGTAATAGAAATATTTGATTCCACGTTAAGAGACGGCGCGCAAAGCGAGGGCATCAACTTTTCTTTAGAGGATAAACTTGAGGTTGTAAAAACTCTGGACGCTTTTGGCGTGAAGTATATTGAGGCGGGCAATCCGGGCTCTAACCCCAAAGACCTTGAGTTTTTTAAAAGTGTCAAAGAGTTAAATCTCAAAGCAACATTGGTCGCTTTTGGCGCGACTAGACGAAAAAATATAAAAGCCCAAGACGATATTAATATCGCATCGCTGATTGCCGCCGAAACATCTACCGTCGCAATCTTCGGCAAGAGCTGGAAATTGCATGTGACCGAAATATTAAACACTACGCCCGAAGAAAACCTTAATATGATAAAAGATACTGTTTCGTATCTAAAAAGCATGGGCAAAAAAGTAATTTATGACGCCGAACATTTTTTTGACGGTTACAAAGACGACCCCGATTACGCGCTAATGACGCTTAAAGCCGCCTGCGAGGGCGGGGCGGAAATTTTGGCGCTTTGCGATACCAATGGCGGTTGTTTTCCGCATGAGATTTATGACATAACGAAAACGGTAATAGAAAAATTTAGGGATGTTACAATAGGCATCCATTGCCATAACGATACCTCGTGCGCCGAAGCCAATAGCATAATGGCGGTTAAGGCGGGAGCTAAACACGTCCAAGGCACTTTTTTGGGCTATGGGGAGCGCTGCGGCAACGCCAATCTCTCGTCAATCATCCCTTCGCTCCAGCTAAAGATGGGGTATTCCTGCGTGGCTGAAGACAAGATTGCCTTGCTTACTCATACCGCGAAAAAGATTGCCGAAATATCCAATATCACGCTTGCGCAATTTTTGCCTTATGTGGGGTCTTCGGCCTTTACGCACAAAGCGGGAATGCACGCCGACGGCGTTTTGAAGGTCAGCCATTCTTTTGAGCACATTAATCCCGAGTCCGTCGGCAACGAAAGAAAGTTTGTCCTAAGCGAAATAGCCGGCAGAAACGCGGTAGTCAATAAAATAAGAAGATACTTCCCCGAGCTTACCAAGGATAGTCCCAAAGTTATAGACATCCTAAACCAAATCAAGCAAATGGAGCACGAGGGCTACCAGTTTGAGGGCGCCGAGGCTACATTTTTGCTGATAGCATATAAAACGCTCGGGTTGTATGCCCCTCAATTTGAATTGATAAGCTATAGCACCAACACCCAAGTCCCGTCCGAAGACATGCTTTCGGCGACCGCCGTAGTCAAGATTAAGGTTTTGGACAAATACGAGCTTACCTGCGCCCAAGGCGACGGTCCTGTGAACGCTTTGGACATAGCATTGAGAAAAGCGCTGGAAGTTTTTTATCCGTCTTTGGCCAAGATGAGCTTGATTGACTACAAAGTCAGGGTTTTGGACTCCAAGGCGGCTACCGCCGCCAAGGTTAGGGTTTTGATAACCTCAACGGACGGCAACGATGTTTGGACAACGGTAGGCGTTTCCACTAACATAATAGAGGCAAGCTTTAAGGCTTTGGTTGACAGCATAGAATACAAGCTTATGACCGATAAAAAAATTATTCCTAACAACAAATCATAAAAAAAATTTTACATACTGGAGATAGATGCTTATGGGTATGACAATGACTCAAAAAATCTTGGCGGCTCACGCCGGATTGGATTTTGTCCAGCCCGGACAATTGATAACCGCCAAGCTTGACATGGTTTTGGGCAATGATATTACCGCCCCTGTCGCTATCAAAGAATTTGAAAAAGCGGGGCTTGATAATGTCTTTGACAAAAGCCGCGTCGCTCTTGTAATGGACCACTTTACGCCCAATAAAGACATCAAAGCCGCCGAACAATGCAAATGCGTAAGACTATTTGCCTATTCCAAAGACATCGTAAACTTTTTTGACGTGGGCGAAATGGGCGTTGAGCACGCGCTGTTGCCCGAGCAAGGCCTTGTGGGGCCGGGCGACTGCATTATAGGCGCGGACTCGCATACTTGCACTTACGGCGCTTTGGGCGCGTTTGCCACGGGCGTTGGCAGCACCGATTTGGCAGCGGCCATGTTTAGCGGCGAGGCTTGGTTTAAAGTCCCCGCAGCTTTGAAATTTGTGTTAAAAAACAAGCCCGCAAAATATGTTACAGGCAAGGATATTATCCTGCACATAATAGGAATGATAGGCGTTGACGGCGCATTATACAAATCAATGGAGTATTTTGGCGACGGCTTAAAATATTTGTCTATTGACGACCGCTTTACAATAGCCAATATGGCGATTGAGGCTGGCGCCAAAAACGGAATCTTTCCCGTTGATGAGATAACGAAAAAATATATTAAAGGCAGATTCCAAAGAACGCCCATGGTTTATGAGGCGGACGAGGACGCCGTTTATGAAAAAACTTATGAAATAGATTTGTCCAAGCTAAAACCCACAGTCGCTTTCCCCCACCTGCCTTCCAACACCCGCGAGATTGACGACTGCGGCGATATTAAAATAGACCAAGTCGTGATAGGCTCTTGCACTAACGGCCGCCTGTGCGACCTTGCCATTGCCGCCAAAGTTTTAAAAGGCAAAAAAGTCGCCAAAGGCGTAAGAGCCATAATTATCCCCGCGACCAATCAAGTATATATGGACGCTATGAAAAAAGGTTATATAAAAATCTTCTTAGAGGCGGGCGCGGTAGTTTCCACGCCCACATGCGGGCCTTGTCTTGGCGGCCATATGGGCATCTTGGCCGAAGGCGAAAGGGCTGTGGCGACGACCAACCGCAACTTTGTGGGCAGAATGGGACATCCTAAGTCCGAGGTTTATCTCGCTTCGCCTTACATCGCCGCGGCAAGCGCGATAACAGGCAAGATTTGTTCGCCCGAAAATTTATAAAGGAGACTTTAGATGAAAGGTAAAGTTTTTAAATATGGCGATAACGTGGATACAGATGTTATAATACCCGCAAGATACCTAAACACCACTTCCGAGAGCGAGCTTGCGGCGCATTGCATGGAAGATATAGACCCAGAGTTTGCCAAGAATGTCAAAAAAGGCGATATAATCGTCGCGCAAAATAATTTTGGATGCGGTTCTTCAAGGGAACACGCGCCCATCGCGATAAAGGCAAGCGGCATTCAATGCGTGATAGCCAACACTTTCGCTAGAATTTTTTACCGTAACGCCAT
The Clostridiales bacterium genome window above contains:
- a CDS encoding 2-isopropylmalate synthase, with translation MRRIKIFDTTLRDGEQSPGCSMHINEKIEIALQLEKLGVDVIEAGFAVSSEGDFKAVKAVAQAVKNCAIASLSRCVKGDIDASYNALKDAQSPRLHLFLATSPLHMQYKLKMSPEQVLERVEQSVKYAKSLVNDIEFSAEDAARSEPEFLAKVFSVAIKSGATVINVPDTVGYATPQEMKELVEYLIKHTDGIEKVDISAHNHNDLGLACANSLAMVLGGATQIECTINGIGERAGNTSLEEVVMALKTRESFYNAYTTINTKEIYRASRLVSNIIGVPIPPTKPIVGANAFAHESGVHQHAVLSNPLTYEIMRPEDVGVPQNKIVLGKHSGRHAFVEHLKAAGYDLAPEQIDEYYYKFKALADKKKYVSHKDIEALMTGTTKNISSGYKLADFDMTSSKTNKSTATITIDTPKGLVTATESGNGPVESAFLAIKKALKKDIVLFDFHINSITEGQDALGEASVKLSYQGNTATGRGVSVDVLEAALLAFIDGLNKLQDD
- the leuC gene encoding 3-isopropylmalate dehydratase large subunit is translated as MGMTMTQKILAAHAGLDFVQPGQLITAKLDMVLGNDITAPVAIKEFEKAGLDNVFDKSRVALVMDHFTPNKDIKAAEQCKCVRLFAYSKDIVNFFDVGEMGVEHALLPEQGLVGPGDCIIGADSHTCTYGALGAFATGVGSTDLAAAMFSGEAWFKVPAALKFVLKNKPAKYVTGKDIILHIIGMIGVDGALYKSMEYFGDGLKYLSIDDRFTIANMAIEAGAKNGIFPVDEITKKYIKGRFQRTPMVYEADEDAVYEKTYEIDLSKLKPTVAFPHLPSNTREIDDCGDIKIDQVVIGSCTNGRLCDLAIAAKVLKGKKVAKGVRAIIIPATNQVYMDAMKKGYIKIFLEAGAVVSTPTCGPCLGGHMGILAEGERAVATTNRNFVGRMGHPKSEVYLASPYIAAASAITGKICSPENL
- a CDS encoding citramalate synthase yields the protein MKEQRNNVIEIFDSTLRDGAQSEGINFSLEDKLEVVKTLDAFGVKYIEAGNPGSNPKDLEFFKSVKELNLKATLVAFGATRRKNIKAQDDINIASLIAAETSTVAIFGKSWKLHVTEILNTTPEENLNMIKDTVSYLKSMGKKVIYDAEHFFDGYKDDPDYALMTLKAACEGGAEILALCDTNGGCFPHEIYDITKTVIEKFRDVTIGIHCHNDTSCAEANSIMAVKAGAKHVQGTFLGYGERCGNANLSSIIPSLQLKMGYSCVAEDKIALLTHTAKKIAEISNITLAQFLPYVGSSAFTHKAGMHADGVLKVSHSFEHINPESVGNERKFVLSEIAGRNAVVNKIRRYFPELTKDSPKVIDILNQIKQMEHEGYQFEGAEATFLLIAYKTLGLYAPQFELISYSTNTQVPSEDMLSATAVVKIKVLDKYELTCAQGDGPVNALDIALRKALEVFYPSLAKMSLIDYKVRVLDSKAATAAKVRVLITSTDGNDVWTTVGVSTNIIEASFKALVDSIEYKLMTDKKIIPNNKS
- the leuD gene encoding 3-isopropylmalate dehydratase small subunit, whose product is MKGKVFKYGDNVDTDVIIPARYLNTTSESELAAHCMEDIDPEFAKNVKKGDIIVAQNNFGCGSSREHAPIAIKASGIQCVIANTFARIFYRNAINIGLPILECPEAVKEINANDEVSVDLAKGTITNHTSGKVYHTHPFPESIQQIIKSGGLMNKLKKEKLNG